In a genomic window of Acipenser ruthenus chromosome 41, fAciRut3.2 maternal haplotype, whole genome shotgun sequence:
- the LOC117433570 gene encoding taste receptor type 2 member 4-like, giving the protein MNSAVIGTTVHCILTCAGVLSNLLIILCLLLPWGGEGQVKGSGAVNLAVGSVAGSNVLLCLSSTLWFILAFLNKCQHQWACKTILYILVVSIYTSIWFTSLLCVFYCAKILPAQSSLFFRIKKNISQWLQWGLVVSLVIICTMSSYFLVLDVYPSNSTLYNTTAVNSSGADLSQQNTTSVFFGLCYFFLVALPVGLMVSSCVAILVYLCKHVRRMESGSSEFSSPQLEGHKRVIWMIATQVILYCLCILVINLTNAIDYLSSITTNAIFNLALCCYAFGTSVNCIVRISHLNRRVSHLGKRLTSYGSLLCRGCLASYQSNPSASGQNQNRANQ; this is encoded by the coding sequence ATGAATTCTGCTGTGATTGGCACAACTGTGCATTGCATATTGACATGTGCTGGAGTCCTGAGCAACCTGCTGATCATTCTCTGCCTGCTGCTACCTTGGGGAGGAGAAGGACAGGTGAAGGGAAGTGGTGCTGTGAACCTGGCTGTGGGCTCTGTGGCCGGATCCAACGTCCTCCTTTGCTTGTCATCGACGCTGTGGTTCATATTGGCATTCCTGAATAAATGCCAGCATCAGTGGGCTTGTAAAACCATTCTCTACATCTTGGTGGTCTCTATATACACCAGCATCTGGTTCACCTCTCTGCTGTGCGTTTTCTACTGCGCTAAAATCCTCCCAGCTCAATCCAGCCTCTTCTTCAGGATCAAAAAGAACATCTCGCAGTGGTTGCAGTGGGGCCTCGTGGTCAGCCTGGTCATTATCTGCACGATGTCCAGCTATTTCCTTGTGCTGGATGTCTATCCTTCAAACTCCACCCTCTATAATACCACTGCTGTCAATTCATCAGGTGCCGACTTGTCTCAACAAAATACTACCAGCGTATTTTTTGGACTCTGCTATTTCTTTCTGGTGGCCCTCCCAGTTGGTTTAATGGTAAGCTCTTGCGTGGCAATCCTTGTTTACTTATGCAAACACGTCCGTAGAATGGAAAGTGGCTCCAGTGAATTCTCCAGCCCCCAACTGGAGGGCCACAAGCGAGTCATTTGGATGATTGCCACTCAGGTGATTCTCTATTGTCTCTGCATCCTTGTCATAAACTTGACTAATGCCATCGACTATCTCTCCTCCATAACCACCAATGCTATTTTCAACCTGGCTCTGTGCTGCTACGCCTTTGGCACGTCTGTAAATTGCATTGTCAGAATTAGCCACTTGAACCGGAGAGTGTCTCACCTGGGCAAGAGGTTGACCTCTTATGGTTCGTTATTGTGCCGTGGGTGTCTTGCTAGCTACCAGAGCAATCCGAGCGCTTCTGGTCAGAATCAGAATAGAGCTAACCAATAA
- the LOC117434138 gene encoding uncharacterized protein LOC117434138 isoform X2, translating to MIIPQVLLLMICTSSPKAEVHAITKKVHQGENVTLQCDVRHGQETSWCRQHPEQVPVVIFQDALNIRSSEPDPEYHDGFGPRFSSVLNRTTWTVNLKIENISEWDFALYFCTVRVKGDIRFGNSTHLVSAEDTGESVPLPLCWTLLGTSLFVTAISCVAFCGFHIFQQGTYTQRQCIVCSVCEKGTTKKRLINSCS from the exons atgattattccACAAGTCTTACTTTTAATGATAT GTACTTCCAGTCCTAAAGCAGAGGTGCACGCTATCACTAAGAAGGTCCATCAGGGAGAAAATGTAACTCTGCAATGCGATGTCCGGCATGGCCAGGAGACATCATGGTGCAGGCAGCATCCCGAACAAGTACCTGTTGTGATCTTTCAAGATGCTTTAAACATCCGAAGCTCTGAGCCAGACCCAGAGTACCACGATGGCTTTGGACCTCGTTTCTCTTCCGTTCTGAACCGCACGACCTGGACAGTCAATCTGAAGATTGAGAATATTTCTGAGTGGGATTTTGCTCTGTATTTCTGCACTGTCCGAGTAAAAGGAGATATCCGATTCGGAAATTCAACCCATCTTGTGTCTGCAG AAGACACAGGAGAATCTGTTCCCCTCCCCCTGTGCTGGACACTGCTCGGTACCTCGCTCTTTGTCACAGCCATTTCCTGTGTTGCCTTTTGTGGTTTTCACATATTTCAACAAG GAACTTACACACAAAGACAGTGCATTGTATGCAGTGTGTGTGAAAAAGGAACAACCAAGAAGAGACTGATCAACAGCTGCAGTTAA
- the LOC117434138 gene encoding uncharacterized protein LOC117434138 isoform X1, whose protein sequence is MIIPQVLLLMICTSSPKAEVHAITKKVHQGENVTLQCDVRHGQETSWCRQHPEQVPVVIFQDALNIRSSEPDPEYHDGFGPRFSSVLNRTTWTVNLKIENISEWDFALYFCTVRVKGDIRFGNSTHLVSAEDTGESVPLPLCWTLLGTSLFVTAISCVAFCGFHIFQQERVKSKPSATRKSNRHESDYQARAANVDLESEYQELTHKDSALYAVCVKKEQPRRD, encoded by the exons atgattattccACAAGTCTTACTTTTAATGATAT GTACTTCCAGTCCTAAAGCAGAGGTGCACGCTATCACTAAGAAGGTCCATCAGGGAGAAAATGTAACTCTGCAATGCGATGTCCGGCATGGCCAGGAGACATCATGGTGCAGGCAGCATCCCGAACAAGTACCTGTTGTGATCTTTCAAGATGCTTTAAACATCCGAAGCTCTGAGCCAGACCCAGAGTACCACGATGGCTTTGGACCTCGTTTCTCTTCCGTTCTGAACCGCACGACCTGGACAGTCAATCTGAAGATTGAGAATATTTCTGAGTGGGATTTTGCTCTGTATTTCTGCACTGTCCGAGTAAAAGGAGATATCCGATTCGGAAATTCAACCCATCTTGTGTCTGCAG AAGACACAGGAGAATCTGTTCCCCTCCCCCTGTGCTGGACACTGCTCGGTACCTCGCTCTTTGTCACAGCCATTTCCTGTGTTGCCTTTTGTGGTTTTCACATATTTCAACAAG AAAGAGTGAAATCCAAACCTAGTGCCACCAGAAAATCCAATAGACATGAATCAGATTATCAG GCCCGCGCTGCCAATGTCGATCTGGAAAGTGAGTACCAG GAACTTACACACAAAGACAGTGCATTGTATGCAGTGTGTGTGAAAAAGGAACAACCAAGAAGAGACTGA
- the LOC131709070 gene encoding uncharacterized protein LOC131709070, with protein sequence MCTFLFLILLASCDSEDVKVVARAGENATLPCLVPKHLQGTPVENLIVTWSTLEQSQLCSSRNATSECKEDVKDRVKMVNLDLVIANVSFSDQKLYSCTVKRGDHKVVNDVKLLVDYRITLEPDQTNNTAANTSSTTTSDSYSNKSYIIGGVVGGGGVVVVGVAVAVAVAVAVKTRRLKKTVEDNSDPTANGHLLTERDGPLENNLHTEETPL encoded by the exons ATGTGTACCTTTCTGTTTCTGATTTTGCTGGCGTCGTGTG actcCGAGGATGTTAAAGTTGTTGCGAGGGCCGGGGAAAACGCAACTCTGCCCTGTTTGGTACCAAAACACCTGCAAGGAACACCTGTTGAAAACCTGATCGTTACGTGGAGCACACTGGAACAATCGCAGCTCTGTAGCTCTCGCAATGCTACTTCTGAATGTAAAGAGGATGTCAAAGACAGAGTAAAGATGGTAAACCTGGACCTTGTTATTGCAAACGTTTCATTTTCCGATCAGAAGTTGTATTCCTGCACAGTAAAAAGAGGAGACCATAAGGTTGTAAATGACGTCAAGCTGTTAGTAG ACTATCGTATAACCCTTGAACCTGACCAGACAAACAACACAGCTGCAAACACTAGCAGTACCACAACTTCAG ACTCATACTCTAACAAGAGCTACATTATTGGAGGAGtagtaggaggaggaggagtagtAGTAGTCGGAGTAGCCGTAGCCGTAGCCGTAGCCGTAGCTGTAAAAACAAGGAGgttaaaaaaaactgtggaaGACAACAGCGACCCCACTGCCAACGGACATCTTCTTACTGAGAGGGACGGTCCATTAGAAAATAATCTGCACACTGAAGAAACTCCACTGTGA